One genomic segment of Flagellimonas marinaquae includes these proteins:
- a CDS encoding S66 peptidase family protein: protein MSKRRNFLKSVTALGAVSLLPQTSWASETRSTTVLPKIKPKKLKIGDTIGLVAPGFAVKPEKLYLTLEVLEKMGFKTFYTERIKGNHGYFSDTDEERANDVNEMFANPDVDAILCARGGYGCTRILDMLDYDLIRNNPKILIGFSDITALINTIYNKTGLVCFHGPVGTTIDDEYSQNYMKKVLMEPQEVLPIKNAILKDPKQYRNSEYYRYTITNGTAEGDLVGGSLSLVAAMIGTPYEIDFTDKLVFLEDVEEAPYRMDRMLTQLTQVDSFLKAKGIVFGVCNGCDRKRTTDNFTLREVIMDRIAPLGIPAAYGLSFGHVPQNFTLPIGTKAYFNASKKQIRLEEIAVS, encoded by the coding sequence ATGTCCAAACGAAGAAACTTTTTAAAGTCCGTAACAGCATTAGGAGCCGTTTCGCTTCTGCCCCAAACGAGTTGGGCAAGTGAGACCAGATCAACTACTGTATTGCCCAAAATAAAACCCAAAAAACTAAAAATTGGCGATACCATCGGGCTTGTTGCTCCAGGTTTTGCTGTGAAACCCGAAAAACTTTACCTTACATTGGAAGTCTTGGAGAAAATGGGTTTCAAGACTTTTTACACCGAAAGAATCAAAGGTAACCATGGTTATTTTAGCGACACCGATGAAGAACGTGCCAACGATGTAAACGAAATGTTTGCCAACCCGGACGTGGATGCCATACTTTGCGCAAGGGGCGGCTATGGCTGCACTCGAATCTTGGATATGTTGGATTACGACCTTATCCGCAACAATCCAAAAATTTTAATCGGTTTTAGTGATATTACGGCCTTGATCAATACCATTTACAACAAAACAGGCCTTGTATGTTTTCACGGCCCTGTCGGGACCACGATCGATGACGAATACAGCCAAAATTATATGAAAAAGGTCCTAATGGAACCACAGGAGGTCCTACCTATAAAAAATGCCATTCTAAAAGACCCAAAACAATATCGCAACAGCGAATATTACCGATACACGATAACCAATGGAACGGCAGAAGGAGATCTTGTGGGCGGAAGCTTATCGTTGGTCGCTGCCATGATCGGCACACCTTACGAAATAGACTTTACCGACAAACTTGTGTTTCTGGAAGATGTAGAGGAAGCTCCATACCGAATGGACCGAATGCTGACCCAGCTCACACAAGTGGATTCCTTTTTAAAGGCCAAAGGCATTGTTTTTGGAGTTTGTAATGGCTGCGACCGTAAAAGAACCACGGACAATTTTACACTCAGGGAAGTAATAATGGATAGAATCGCACCTTTGGGCATACCTGCAGCCTATGGTCTGAGTTTTGGCCATGTACCACAAAATTTCACATTGCCCATTGGCACCAAAGCCTACTTTAACGCATCCAAAAAGCAAATTCGTTTGGAAGAAATAGCGGTATCCTAA
- the bshC gene encoding bacillithiol biosynthesis cysteine-adding enzyme BshC, which produces MEVECIPFKETGYFSQLICDYLEQKKELAPYYNRFPLPDNFSDQIKEKSANYPKAHRKVLVGSLNEQYKNVEVSGATKKNILALQKENSFTVVTGHQLNLFTGPLYFLYKIVSTINLAKKLNAQFPDHQFVPVYWMATEDHDFDEINYFNLHGKKVLWNKNVSGGVGRLSTDGLDEVFGIFASELGNLGYTDKLKELFQKAYLENQTLAQATRYLANALFGDEGLVIVDGDDKHLKRLLVPYVQKDILQHTPYEKVTKTIKNLEKISADYTIQVNPREINYFYLKDDLRERIVLKKGKYHVLNTQLDFTPEEILKELEEYPERFSPNVVTRPLYQEVILPNLCYIGGGGELAYWLEFKSYFDELGVTFPILMLRNSALLIKEKQSDKIEKMGLTVAHLFMKQHSLINKKIRDISNIDVDFSPQKKVLEEQFKQMYELANKTDKSFLGAVKAQEVKQKKGLDKLEKRLLRAQKRKLKDHVTRLTELQNELFPNQSLQERQLNFSEIYLEMGEELIPMLLNTLDPFSQNFTIIKNK; this is translated from the coding sequence ATGGAAGTAGAATGTATACCCTTTAAGGAAACCGGTTATTTTTCCCAATTAATTTGTGATTACCTAGAGCAAAAAAAAGAATTAGCACCTTACTACAATAGATTTCCCTTACCCGATAACTTTAGTGATCAGATTAAAGAAAAATCTGCCAACTACCCAAAAGCCCACAGAAAAGTTTTGGTCGGATCTTTAAACGAGCAATACAAAAATGTGGAGGTTTCCGGCGCAACAAAAAAAAATATCCTAGCTCTCCAAAAGGAAAATTCCTTTACCGTGGTAACCGGTCACCAGTTAAATTTATTTACAGGTCCTTTGTACTTCCTGTATAAAATTGTATCGACGATAAATCTGGCCAAAAAGCTAAATGCACAGTTTCCCGATCATCAATTTGTACCGGTGTATTGGATGGCAACGGAGGACCACGATTTTGATGAGATCAATTATTTTAATCTACACGGGAAAAAGGTGCTTTGGAACAAAAATGTTTCCGGTGGGGTAGGTAGATTGTCCACAGATGGTCTGGATGAGGTATTCGGGATATTTGCTTCCGAACTTGGTAATTTAGGTTATACGGATAAGTTAAAAGAGCTATTCCAAAAGGCTTACCTCGAAAACCAAACCCTGGCCCAAGCTACAAGATACCTCGCCAATGCCCTGTTCGGAGATGAAGGTCTTGTAATTGTGGATGGTGACGATAAGCATTTGAAGAGGTTATTGGTGCCTTATGTCCAAAAGGACATATTACAGCATACGCCCTACGAAAAAGTTACCAAGACGATAAAAAACTTGGAGAAAATTTCGGCGGACTACACAATTCAAGTAAATCCGAGGGAAATCAACTATTTTTATCTAAAGGACGATCTTCGGGAACGAATTGTTCTAAAAAAAGGGAAATACCATGTGCTCAATACCCAGTTGGATTTTACCCCAGAGGAGATTTTAAAAGAACTTGAAGAATATCCAGAGCGTTTTTCGCCCAACGTGGTCACTCGCCCATTATATCAGGAGGTTATCCTACCCAACCTTTGTTATATCGGAGGAGGGGGAGAATTGGCCTATTGGTTGGAATTTAAATCCTATTTTGATGAACTGGGAGTGACCTTTCCTATTTTGATGCTGCGGAATTCAGCATTGTTGATAAAAGAAAAACAGTCGGACAAGATTGAAAAGATGGGACTCACGGTAGCTCATTTATTTATGAAACAGCACAGCCTTATCAACAAAAAAATACGAGATATCTCCAATATCGATGTTGATTTTTCGCCGCAAAAAAAGGTGCTAGAGGAACAATTTAAACAAATGTACGAGCTTGCCAACAAAACGGACAAGAGCTTTTTGGGAGCCGTAAAAGCACAGGAGGTAAAACAAAAAAAGGGTTTGGACAAGCTGGAAAAGCGACTTTTACGCGCCCAAAAACGAAAATTAAAAGATCACGTAACGCGATTAACGGAGTTGCAGAATGAGTTATTTCCAAATCAATCGTTGCAAGAACGGCAGCTCAATTTTTCCGAGATCTATTTAGAAATGGGAGAGGAGCTCATCCCGATGCTATTGAATACTTTAGATCCTTTTTCTCAGAATTTCACCATAATTAAAAACAAATAA
- the guaA gene encoding glutamine-hydrolyzing GMP synthase, which translates to MHNNVLILDFGSQYTQLIARRVRELNIYSEIKPYNKVPEDLSDYKAVILSGSPSSVRSEQAPHPDLSGIKGKKPLLGICYGAQYLSHFHGGNVAPSATREYGRANLSFIKSDDDFLKGIEEGSQVWMSHSDTIKELPEGAVLLASTHDVENAAYKIGGESTYGIQFHPEVYHSTDGKKLLENFLVNIAGLKQDWTPDAFVETTVDELKEEIGDEKVILGLSGGVDSSVAAMLLHKAIGDHLYCIFVNNGLLRKNEFESVLDQYKHMGLNVKGVDASARFLDALKGESDPEKKRKIIGRVFIEVFDDESHKVENAKWLAQGTIYPDRIESVSASGGPSAVIKSHHNVGGLPDYMKLKVVEPLKMLFKDEVRRVGASMGMSKEILGRHPFPGPGLGIRILGDITPEKVAILQEVDAIFIDGLKKWGLYDKVWQAGAMLLPVDSVGVMGDERTYEKCVALRAVESTDGMTADWVNLPYEFLQKTSNDIINKVKGVNRVVYDISSKPPATIEWE; encoded by the coding sequence ATGCATAACAACGTACTCATCCTAGACTTTGGTTCCCAGTACACACAATTGATCGCAAGACGCGTCAGGGAACTCAACATTTACTCAGAAATTAAACCGTATAACAAGGTGCCCGAAGATCTGTCGGATTACAAAGCGGTAATATTGTCCGGTTCACCGTCCTCGGTTCGCTCCGAACAGGCCCCTCATCCCGATCTATCGGGAATTAAAGGAAAAAAACCTCTTTTGGGCATTTGCTACGGCGCACAATATCTGTCCCATTTTCATGGGGGTAACGTGGCCCCTTCCGCTACCCGTGAATATGGGCGGGCCAATTTGTCCTTTATTAAATCCGACGATGATTTTTTGAAAGGAATTGAAGAAGGTAGCCAAGTATGGATGAGCCACTCGGATACCATTAAGGAACTGCCCGAGGGAGCAGTACTTTTGGCCAGCACCCACGATGTGGAAAATGCGGCTTACAAGATTGGAGGGGAGAGCACTTACGGGATACAGTTTCACCCGGAAGTGTACCATTCAACAGATGGAAAAAAGCTATTGGAAAACTTTTTGGTAAATATAGCTGGTCTAAAACAGGACTGGACTCCCGATGCTTTTGTGGAAACCACTGTGGATGAACTAAAGGAGGAAATCGGGGACGAAAAAGTAATATTGGGACTATCCGGCGGTGTAGATTCCAGTGTGGCGGCCATGTTGCTCCACAAGGCCATCGGAGATCATCTATACTGTATATTCGTGAACAATGGCCTCTTGCGTAAAAATGAGTTCGAAAGTGTTTTGGACCAGTACAAGCACATGGGCTTAAATGTAAAGGGAGTGGATGCTTCGGCACGTTTTTTGGATGCTCTTAAGGGCGAGTCGGACCCTGAAAAGAAGAGAAAGATCATCGGAAGGGTCTTTATCGAGGTCTTTGATGATGAATCCCACAAAGTGGAAAATGCAAAATGGTTGGCCCAGGGTACTATTTATCCTGACAGAATTGAATCTGTTTCGGCAAGTGGAGGCCCATCAGCTGTGATCAAAAGCCACCACAATGTTGGAGGATTGCCCGATTATATGAAATTAAAAGTAGTTGAACCCTTAAAAATGTTGTTCAAGGACGAAGTGAGAAGAGTTGGGGCGAGTATGGGAATGTCCAAAGAAATTTTGGGAAGACACCCTTTTCCAGGTCCTGGCTTGGGAATACGTATCTTGGGGGATATTACACCGGAGAAAGTGGCTATTTTGCAAGAGGTCGACGCTATTTTTATCGATGGATTAAAAAAATGGGGACTTTATGACAAGGTTTGGCAGGCCGGAGCCATGCTTTTGCCCGTAGATAGTGTAGGGGTCATGGGAGATGAGCGTACCTACGAAAAATGTGTGGCGCTCAGAGCGGTGGAAAGCACCGATGGGATGACCGCCGATTGGGTAAATTTGCCCTACGAATTTTTGCAAAAGACCTCTAACGATATAATAAACAAGGTTAAAGGCGTTAATAGAGTGGTGTACGACATTAGTTCCAAACCACCTGCAACTATAGAATGGGAATGA
- a CDS encoding carboxypeptidase-like regulatory domain-containing protein, which produces MEFNQYSGEVKDQSSNKSLVFATLAIEGTNISTITNTEGNFLLKVPKEFIHKNVVVSFLGYKTKKVPIADLAPEKNEISLEISVTQLSEININAPKDALALVKETLKNRDNRYFDDPTLMTAFYRETIKRRRRNVSLAEAVVNIYKTPYSSFKEDAVELYKARKSTDYSKLDTVALKLQGGPYNTLYVDMMKYPQYIFSEEALSNYKFTFDRSTRINDKVIYVIRFDQHPGISEPLYQGELYIDVENKVLTSAIFSLNITDRNKAAQLFVRRKPAKVDVWPTEVSYRVDYREKDGKWYYGYGSVFMEFKVDWEDKWFNSIYSMMAEMAITDWENNLTGKTPRYRERIKKSIILSDEASGFSDPNFWGEYNIIEPEKSIESAIKKIQRQLRRAERNSE; this is translated from the coding sequence ATGGAATTTAACCAGTACAGTGGAGAGGTCAAGGACCAATCCAGTAATAAATCGTTGGTTTTTGCAACACTTGCCATAGAGGGCACCAACATAAGCACCATAACCAATACGGAGGGAAATTTCCTTTTAAAAGTTCCCAAAGAGTTCATCCATAAAAATGTGGTGGTTTCATTCTTAGGGTATAAAACCAAAAAAGTACCGATTGCCGATCTGGCGCCAGAAAAAAATGAAATCTCCCTCGAAATTTCGGTTACCCAGCTTTCGGAAATCAACATTAATGCCCCAAAAGATGCCCTGGCCCTTGTAAAAGAAACACTTAAAAACCGCGACAACCGATATTTTGATGACCCCACCTTAATGACAGCTTTTTATAGGGAAACCATAAAACGAAGAAGAAGAAATGTTTCTTTGGCTGAAGCTGTGGTCAATATTTATAAAACCCCATACAGTTCTTTTAAAGAAGACGCCGTTGAACTCTATAAAGCCAGAAAAAGTACGGATTACAGTAAACTGGACACCGTGGCACTAAAATTACAAGGTGGGCCATACAACACATTATATGTGGATATGATGAAATATCCCCAATATATCTTTTCGGAAGAAGCACTGTCCAACTACAAGTTTACATTTGATCGCTCCACAAGAATAAATGACAAAGTGATCTATGTGATCAGATTTGACCAGCACCCAGGAATCTCCGAGCCCCTTTACCAGGGTGAACTTTACATAGATGTTGAAAACAAAGTACTTACAAGTGCAATTTTTTCTTTGAATATTACAGACCGGAACAAGGCTGCCCAACTATTTGTGCGCAGAAAACCGGCAAAAGTCGATGTTTGGCCCACTGAGGTCTCCTATCGTGTGGACTATCGCGAAAAAGATGGCAAATGGTACTATGGCTATGGTAGCGTTTTTATGGAATTTAAAGTAGACTGGGAAGACAAGTGGTTTAATTCCATCTACAGCATGATGGCGGAAATGGCCATTACCGATTGGGAAAATAACCTAACGGGAAAAACACCAAGGTACCGTGAAAGAATTAAAAAATCAATTATACTCAGTGATGAGGCCTCGGGCTTTTCCGATCCAAATTTTTGGGGAGAATATAATATTATTGAACCCGAAAAATCCATTGAATCCGCCATTAAGAAAATACAGCGACAATTACGCAGGGCCGAAAGAAACAGTGAATAA
- a CDS encoding M14 family metallopeptidase — MTRFLFSLLLLVSISVSAQQLKSPSEFLGYELGTQFTRHHEVVDYYEYLAESEPDRVKLTVYGKTNERRPLILAYVSSAENISNLETIRKEHLKNTEGSGNSSKAIVWLSYNVHGNESVSTEASMKTIYELLTNKSNYLENTVVIMDPCINPDGRDRYSNWYNQYKNTPFQVDPNSKEHHEGWWSGRSNHYMFDLNRDWAWLTQVESQQRLKMFNQWLPHVHVDFHEQGVNSPYYFAPAAEPYHEVITDFQRDFQTTIGRNHAKYFDANGWFYFTKEVFDLLYPSYGDTYPMYNGSIGMTYEQGGSGRAGLGIITAIGDTLTLKDRIAHHHTTGLSTIEVSSQNAEKLNQEFRKFYQNKDFKYKSYVLKGDKDKLEALKSLLDKHEIEYGTLNSGSFKGHNYRTGRSGSMSINNNGMVVSTNQLKGTMVKVLFEPNAKLSDSLTYDITAWSLPYAYGLDAIALTSTVSGSSTSANDVVQSVTVGAPTNTYAYLFDWNSMKDARFLAALLNEGIRVRKADHPFNLEGKSFDRGTLIITKGDNENKKDFVQSLLSIARKHQKNITPVSTGYVDSGKDFGSSYIQMITKPKIAVLSGGPTSTLRFGEIWHFFEQQLHYPLTVLDDEYANRVNLDEYSILILPDGRYGNHFSEDQLSKLKNWVRNGGKIIAMGGSIDALDGDKGFGVTKKKFEKDSSENEPQPYKDWERERMKGAITGAIFKTKVDNSNPLAYGYGSEYFSLKLGSSAYEYLDGGNAVYLEKNTDPFSGFAGIEAQQKISETLIYGVENYGRGQVIYMVDNPLFRGFWENGKLFFANALFMVD, encoded by the coding sequence ATGACCCGATTTTTATTTTCTCTCCTTCTTTTAGTATCCATTTCGGTTTCCGCACAGCAATTAAAGTCTCCATCAGAATTTTTGGGGTACGAACTTGGAACCCAGTTTACCCGCCATCACGAAGTGGTGGATTACTACGAGTACTTGGCCGAATCGGAACCGGACCGAGTCAAGCTCACCGTTTATGGAAAAACCAACGAACGTAGGCCCCTTATTTTGGCTTATGTGTCCTCTGCGGAAAACATTTCCAACTTGGAAACCATTAGAAAAGAACATTTAAAAAATACAGAAGGTTCGGGAAATTCGTCCAAAGCCATTGTTTGGTTGAGCTATAATGTTCATGGCAATGAAAGTGTGAGTACCGAAGCCTCCATGAAGACGATTTATGAGCTTTTAACAAATAAAAGCAATTATTTGGAAAACACAGTGGTTATTATGGACCCCTGTATTAACCCAGATGGCCGCGACAGATACAGTAACTGGTACAACCAATATAAAAACACCCCTTTCCAAGTAGATCCCAACAGCAAGGAACACCACGAAGGTTGGTGGAGTGGTCGCAGTAACCACTATATGTTCGACCTTAACCGTGATTGGGCCTGGCTTACCCAAGTAGAGAGCCAGCAGCGATTAAAAATGTTCAACCAATGGTTGCCCCATGTTCATGTGGATTTTCACGAACAAGGCGTAAATAGTCCGTATTATTTTGCACCAGCAGCAGAACCCTACCATGAGGTAATTACCGATTTCCAACGTGATTTTCAGACGACCATAGGCAGAAACCACGCCAAATACTTTGATGCCAATGGTTGGTTCTATTTTACCAAAGAAGTATTTGATCTATTATATCCAAGCTATGGCGACACCTACCCCATGTACAACGGTTCTATTGGGATGACTTACGAACAAGGTGGAAGTGGCAGGGCCGGACTCGGAATTATTACTGCGATTGGCGACACCCTTACCCTAAAGGACAGAATTGCCCATCACCATACCACTGGACTTTCCACGATAGAGGTTTCTTCACAAAATGCAGAAAAACTAAATCAAGAGTTCAGAAAGTTCTATCAAAATAAAGATTTTAAGTACAAAAGCTACGTTCTAAAAGGCGATAAAGACAAACTTGAAGCCCTTAAATCACTTTTGGACAAACACGAAATCGAGTACGGCACCCTAAATAGCGGTTCGTTTAAGGGACATAATTATAGAACGGGAAGAAGCGGAAGTATGTCCATTAACAACAATGGTATGGTCGTCTCAACAAATCAGCTCAAAGGCACCATGGTAAAAGTACTGTTCGAACCTAATGCCAAGCTTTCGGATTCGCTTACATACGATATTACCGCTTGGTCCCTACCTTATGCTTACGGTCTGGATGCTATTGCATTAACATCTACGGTATCTGGCTCCTCCACCAGCGCCAACGATGTTGTTCAAAGTGTAACGGTAGGAGCCCCTACCAATACCTATGCTTATCTTTTTGATTGGAACAGTATGAAGGATGCACGCTTTTTAGCAGCCCTGTTAAATGAAGGTATTCGAGTTCGTAAGGCAGACCACCCTTTTAATTTGGAAGGCAAATCTTTTGATAGAGGAACTTTGATCATTACCAAAGGTGATAATGAAAATAAAAAAGACTTCGTACAAAGTCTCCTGTCCATTGCAAGAAAGCATCAAAAAAATATCACTCCCGTATCAACAGGTTACGTGGATTCCGGAAAAGATTTTGGATCATCATACATCCAAATGATTACCAAACCTAAGATTGCAGTATTGTCGGGCGGTCCAACATCTACGCTACGATTCGGTGAAATATGGCACTTTTTTGAGCAACAGCTGCATTACCCGCTTACCGTTCTGGATGATGAATATGCCAACCGAGTGAATCTGGACGAATATAGTATCCTGATCTTGCCCGATGGACGCTACGGCAACCATTTTAGTGAGGACCAACTATCCAAACTTAAAAACTGGGTCCGCAACGGAGGAAAGATCATTGCCATGGGTGGCTCCATAGATGCGCTAGATGGTGATAAGGGGTTTGGTGTAACCAAGAAAAAGTTTGAGAAAGACTCAAGCGAAAATGAACCACAACCTTACAAAGATTGGGAAAGAGAGCGAATGAAAGGAGCCATTACCGGAGCAATTTTTAAAACCAAAGTGGACAATTCCAATCCATTGGCGTATGGCTATGGGTCCGAATACTTTTCTTTAAAATTGGGAAGCAGTGCATACGAATATCTCGATGGAGGAAATGCGGTCTATTTGGAAAAAAATACAGATCCGTTTTCTGGCTTTGCCGGAATCGAAGCGCAGCAAAAAATCTCAGAAACCTTGATTTATGGCGTAGAAAATTACGGCCGTGGACAAGTAATTTATATGGTGGACAATCCGTTGTTCCGAGGATTCTGGGAAAATGGAAAGCTATTTTTTGCCAATGCCCTCTTCATGGTAGATTAA
- the rocD gene encoding ornithine--oxo-acid transaminase, which translates to MAVLEHLTSQQAIDLENKYGAHNYHPLPVVLSKGDGVYVWDVEGKKYYDFLSAYSAVNQGHCHPKIVGAMVDQAKTLTLTSRAFYNDMLGKYEKYVTETFGFDKLLPMNTGAEAVETALKICRRWAYQKKGIPENQATIVVCENNFHGRTTTIISFSNDEVARNDYGPYTEGFIKIEYDNLSALEQALENNPNVAGFLVEPIQGEAGVYVPSEGYLKEAKALCEKYNVLFIADEVQTGIARTGRLLATCGNCSCPDKNCSGTPEVKPDILILGKALSGGVYPVSAVLANDSIMEVITPGSHGSTFGGNPVAAAVSMAALEVVREENLAQNADELGELFCEELNKFISTCDLVVKVRGKGLLNAIVINDTEESSTAWDICMALKENGLLAKPTHGNIIRFAPPLVMNREQLMDCVSIIIKTLKEFSK; encoded by the coding sequence TAGAGCATTTAACATCGCAGCAAGCGATAGATTTGGAAAACAAGTACGGGGCACACAATTATCACCCCCTTCCAGTGGTATTGAGCAAAGGGGATGGTGTATATGTGTGGGATGTTGAAGGGAAAAAATATTACGATTTCCTTTCCGCATACTCTGCCGTAAACCAAGGGCACTGTCACCCCAAAATTGTTGGGGCCATGGTGGATCAGGCAAAAACATTGACCTTGACATCCAGGGCATTTTACAACGATATGTTGGGGAAATACGAAAAATATGTGACAGAAACCTTTGGTTTTGACAAGCTATTGCCAATGAACACTGGAGCGGAAGCTGTGGAGACTGCCTTAAAAATTTGTAGAAGATGGGCATACCAGAAAAAAGGTATCCCAGAAAACCAGGCAACCATTGTTGTTTGCGAGAACAATTTTCACGGAAGAACCACAACGATTATCTCATTTTCCAACGACGAGGTGGCCCGTAACGACTACGGTCCGTACACAGAAGGGTTCATAAAGATTGAATATGACAACTTATCTGCACTGGAACAAGCATTGGAAAACAATCCCAATGTTGCGGGCTTTTTAGTGGAGCCTATACAAGGGGAGGCAGGGGTTTATGTGCCTTCCGAAGGATATTTAAAGGAAGCCAAGGCACTTTGTGAAAAATACAATGTACTTTTTATTGCAGATGAAGTTCAAACAGGTATTGCCAGAACAGGAAGGTTGTTGGCAACCTGCGGTAATTGTTCCTGTCCGGACAAGAATTGTAGTGGAACACCGGAAGTAAAACCGGATATTTTGATTTTGGGAAAAGCCTTATCGGGCGGTGTTTATCCTGTTTCGGCAGTTTTGGCCAACGACAGTATAATGGAAGTGATCACCCCGGGAAGCCACGGAAGTACCTTTGGGGGCAACCCTGTTGCTGCAGCCGTGAGTATGGCGGCCTTAGAAGTGGTCAGGGAAGAGAATTTAGCGCAGAATGCCGATGAACTAGGTGAATTGTTCTGTGAAGAGCTGAACAAATTTATCTCCACTTGCGATCTGGTTGTAAAAGTTAGGGGAAAGGGATTGCTCAACGCCATTGTGATCAATGATACAGAAGAGAGTTCCACCGCTTGGGACATTTGTATGGCCCTTAAGGAAAATGGCCTGTTGGCCAAACCGACCCATGGGAACATCATCCGGTTCGCACCACCTTTGGTGATGAACAGGGAACAGTTGATGGACTGTGTATCCATTATTATAAAAACGCTGAAAGAATTTTCTAAATAA
- a CDS encoding porin family protein, translated as MKKLLLAAIAVLGFTYASQAQEVRFGATAGYLNARGSVKVDGITVSDSNSGFYLGAVADFEISENFNIQPEILYANVDEADGIILPILGKFAISEKFNIQAGPQLVFSLEDTPDDFSSVEFDLAGGIGYDIDEDFFLEARYTFQINNSYTGSEDIKVRGNYLTLGVGYKFL; from the coding sequence ATGAAAAAACTATTATTAGCTGCAATTGCCGTACTTGGATTTACTTATGCATCCCAAGCTCAAGAAGTTAGGTTTGGTGCTACAGCTGGCTACCTTAACGCCAGAGGGAGTGTTAAAGTAGATGGGATCACCGTATCCGATTCTAATTCCGGATTTTATTTGGGTGCAGTAGCTGATTTCGAAATTTCTGAAAATTTCAATATTCAGCCCGAAATTCTTTATGCCAACGTTGATGAAGCTGATGGCATCATTCTTCCTATTCTAGGTAAATTTGCAATCTCTGAAAAATTCAATATTCAAGCAGGACCACAATTGGTTTTCTCTCTTGAGGACACTCCGGACGATTTCAGCAGTGTTGAATTTGATCTAGCCGGTGGTATCGGATATGATATTGATGAAGACTTTTTTCTGGAAGCCAGATATACGTTTCAAATCAATAATTCCTATACGGGAAGTGAAGACATCAAGGTTAGAGGAAATTACCTGACCCTTGGCGTTGGATACAAGTTTTTATAA
- the pgmB gene encoding beta-phosphoglucomutase, with amino-acid sequence MIKGFIFDLDGVITDTAELHFAAWKKLSDDMDWQFDRDLNEKLRGISRMDSIKVIMDHNNVSLKEETIVELATQKNDIYVQSLDHMTPEDYLPGAKELLTHLRSEGFSVALGSASKNAEKVLKQLNATHYFDVIGDGNSVSRSKPAPDIFLYASEKMGLSPERCIVFEDAEKGIDAAKAGNFYSVGIGPEERVGHADVRFDTMKEATLFEVKSHFKDLF; translated from the coding sequence ATGATTAAGGGATTCATTTTTGATTTGGATGGCGTAATCACGGATACAGCAGAACTGCATTTTGCCGCTTGGAAAAAATTGTCGGACGACATGGATTGGCAATTTGATCGCGATCTCAACGAAAAATTGAGAGGGATATCCAGAATGGATTCCATTAAAGTGATCATGGACCACAACAATGTTTCGCTCAAAGAAGAAACTATTGTGGAACTGGCTACCCAAAAGAATGATATTTACGTGCAAAGTTTGGATCACATGACCCCCGAGGATTATCTACCGGGTGCCAAAGAACTTTTAACACACCTTAGGTCCGAAGGGTTTAGCGTTGCCCTCGGCAGTGCAAGTAAAAATGCAGAAAAGGTATTGAAACAACTAAATGCTACCCATTATTTTGATGTGATCGGTGATGGCAATAGTGTATCCAGAAGCAAACCAGCTCCCGACATTTTCTTGTACGCCTCCGAAAAAATGGGCCTATCGCCGGAAAGGTGTATTGTTTTTGAAGATGCCGAAAAGGGTATCGATGCTGCAAAAGCCGGTAATTTTTATAGCGTTGGCATTGGTCCCGAAGAGCGTGTCGGACATGCGGACGTTCGATTCGACACCATGAAAGAGGCCACTCTTTTTGAGGTAAAATCACATTTTAAAGATTTGTTCTGA